From Acipenser ruthenus unplaced genomic scaffold, fAciRut3.2 maternal haplotype, whole genome shotgun sequence, the proteins below share one genomic window:
- the ttc9c gene encoding tetratricopeptide repeat protein 9C — MKTKTNKQRYLKQLYASILLALSDLPEGAGPQSEQAEPTEQGAGRMEQGAGFRAREAESQLQEAVRLKVQGNGRYREGRYRDAIGQYHRALLLLRGLDPDVTTPMESFGAARVTLNPQQEEMLRGTQVDCYNNLAACLLRRQPVCFARVREYSVKALQWQPGSVKALYRAGVATLELGDPETALQYLSQASRGQPNDPNVKKHIEIAEERMSKNLQKEKALYRGMFN, encoded by the exons atgaaaacaaaaaccAACAAGCAACGATATTTGAAACAACTCTACGCGTCTATCCTCTTGGCTTTA AGTGATTTACCAGAGGGGGCGGGGCCTCAGTCCGAACAGGCGGAGCCCACCGAACAAGGGGCGGGGCGTATGGAACAGGGGGCGGGGTTCCGCGCCCGGGAGGCGGAGTCTCAGCTGCAGGAGGCGGTCCGGTTGAAGGTGCAGGGGAATGGGCGGTACCGGGAGGGGCGTTACCGCGACGCGATTGGTCAGTATCACCGGGCTCTGCTGCTGCTGAGGGGGCTGGACCCCGATGTGACCACGCCCATGGAGAGCTTCGGAGCCGCGAGGGTGACGCTGAACCCCCAGCAGGAGGAGATGCTGAGGGGCACACAGGTGGACTGTTACAACAACCTGGCAG cGTGTCTCCTGCGCAGGCAGCCTGTGTGTTTTGCGCGGGTTCGAGAGTACAGTGTGAAGGCTCTGCAGTGGCAGCCGGGCAGTGTGAAGGCTCTGTACCGCGCCGGGGTGGCAACACTGGAGCTGGGGGACCCCGAGACTGCGCTGCAATACCTCAGCCAGGCCAGCAGGGGGCAGCCCAACG ATCCCAACGTGAAGAAACACATTGAAATCGCCGAGGAGAGAATGAGCAAAAACCTGCAGAAAGAGAAAGCCTTGTACAGAGGGATGTTCAactga
- the LOC117398557 gene encoding heterogeneous nuclear ribonucleoprotein U-like protein 1 (The sequence of the model RefSeq protein was modified relative to this genomic sequence to represent the inferred CDS: added 65 bases not found in genome assembly) yields the protein MSSIEVKKLKVTELRAELQRRGLDTRGLKADLIERLRAAIDAGEAEEEARPVEEGPVEEGAGPKEEGEGGGVEVTAPAEAIEEAGKAAKAEKVTPQPPEAPKCAGLESLPQPVRKAETPAPAAGKSAATFDVQPAEKEPPAAPKPTPLPVTVTQAKPDRTAGSTEPETTKPKPGAEEETVPKTAPAEQRKDNAAKPGQACPAEPEPGAAVTKQAAPPPLKSSGADQREAVPAEEHAQEPRNASPSTEANAAAAGVPSKESGPLNGEQGKVQAGRGDRGKDEDCAAEAEAEPGSEESGGSDMEHDREKGCEAPGQSEDGERKGVKRPREERGRGYYEFKEEVNYNRAKSPEPEEEELDEDVDENQVCFDSYNCDLHFQVGPDRYSGQPVFPDRFPYLWSGSRVTHGARGGKTGFEAKVTKKLPAKDLPAEDPETHIMRVGWSVDCSSLQLGEDELSFGFDGRGKKVGCGQIEDFGEPFTENDVIGCYASFEPDAVELSFQKNGSDLGVAFRVSRASLGDRALFPHLLCKNCAVELNLGQLEAPWHPTPPGFNLIHCTPPQERSRASLPPKSKEECQVVMMVGMPGAGKTHWARTHMAENPDKRYNVLGTSNILARMRGLQPQPDQKEVFLQHATQCLSQLIQIAARKRRNYILDQANVYSSAQRRKLLRFRGFSRRAVVVCPSDEEWKRRLSKHQREEGEEVAETSLLKVKVSFTLPSPCEFLEEVLYPDLPK from the exons ATGAGCTCGATAGAGGTGAAAAAATTAAAAGTCACCGAGCTGCGGGCCGAACTGCAGCGGCGAGGCCTGGACACGCGCGGGCTGAAGGCCGACCTCATCGAGCGCCTGCGGGCCGCTATCGACGCAGGCGAGGCCGAGGAGGAAGCGCGGCCTGTGGAAGAGGGGCCTGTGGAAGAGGGAGCCGGGCCGAAAGAGGAGGGGGAGGGCGGCGGAGTGGAGGTTACGGCCCCCGCTGAGGCCATAGAAGAGGCCGGCAAGGCTGCGAAAGCGGAAAAGGTGACACCACAGCCGCCAGAAGCACCGAAATGTGCGGGGCTGGAGTCTTTGCCACAGCCGGTAAGGAAAGCCGAGACTCCAGCCCCAGCGGCAGGGAAGTCGGCGGCTACCTTCGACGTGCAGCCGGCAGAGAAAGAACCGCCGGCGGCGCCGAAGCCTACCCCGCTCCCCGTGACCGTAACGCAAGCGAAACCCGACCGGACTGCGGGCAGTACTGAACCGGAGACCACCAAACCGAAACCCGGGGCCGAGGAGGAGACCGTACCGAAAACCGCGCCGGCGGAACAGAGGAAGGACAACGCGGCGAAACCCGGCCAGGCCTGCCCTGCTGAACCCGAGCCGGGGGCCGCGGTGACCAAACAAGCGGCACCCCCGCCGCTGAAAAGCAGCGGCGCCGATCAGCGGGAAGCGGTCCCGGCTGAAGAGCACGCCCAAGAGCCGCGGAATGCCAGCCCGTCGACCGAGGCAAACGCAGCCGCTGCCGGGGTCCCCTCCAAGGAAAGCGGGCCGCTGAACGGGGAACAGGGGAAGGTCCAGGCCGGGCGCGGCGACCGTGGAAAGGACGAGGACTGCGCGGCGGAGGCGGAGGCCGAGCCCGGGAGCGAGGAGTCCGGGGGGTCGGATATGGAACACGACCGAG AGAAGGGCTGCGAGGCGCCGGGTCAGAGTGAGGATGGGGAGCGCAAGGGGGTGAAGAGACCCCGAGAGGAGAGGGGACGCGGCTACTACGAGTTCAAAGAGGAGGTCAACTACAACAG GGCCAAGTCCCCGGAGCCCGAGGAAGAGGAGCTGGATGAAGACGTGGATGAGAATCAGGTCTGCTTCGACAGCT ATAACTGTGACCTGCACTTCCAGGTCGGTCCAGACCGGTACAGCGGGCAGCCTGTGTTCCCCGACCGCTTTCCCTACCTGTGGTCAGGCAGCCGGGTCACCCACGGGGCGAGAGGGGGCAAGACCGGCTTCGAGGCGAAG GTAACGAAGAAGCTGCCAGCGAAGGACCTCCCTGCGGAGGACCCTGAGACTCACATCATGAGGGTGGGCTGGTCAGTGGACTGCTCCAGCCTGCAGCTCG GAGAGGACGAGCTCTCGTTCGGGTTCGACGGCCGGGGGAAGAAAGTGGGGTGCGGTCAGATTGAGGATTTCGGGGAGCCCTTCACGGAGAACGACGTCATCGGCTGCTACGCG AGCTTCGAGCCCGACGCGGTGGAGCTCTCCTTCCAGAAGAACGGCTCTGATCTGGGGGTGGCTTTCCGGGTGAGCAGGGCCTCCCTGGGGGACCGGGCCCTCTTCCCTCACCTGCTGTGCAAGAACTGCGCCGTGGAGCTCAACCTGGGCCAGCTGGAGGCGCCCTGGCACCCCACTCCCCCCGGCTTCAACCTGATTCACTGCACCCCCCCACAGGAGCGCAGCCGCGCCTCTCTGCCCCCCAAATCCAAGGAGGAATGCCAG GTGGTGATGATGGTGGGGATGCCCGGAGCTGGGAAGACTCATTGGGcccgcacccacatggcagagaACCCAGACAAGCGCTACAACGTACTGGGAACCAGTAACATCCTGGCACGCATGAGG GGTCTCCAGCCCCAGCCTGATCAGAAGGAGGTATTCCTGCAGCACGCCACGCAGTGCCTCAGCCAGCTGATCCAAATCGCAGCACGCAAGAGAAGGAACTACATCCTGGACCAG GCGAATGTGTACAGCTCTGCCCAGCGGCGCAAGCTTCTCCGGTTCCGGGGCTTCTCTCGCAGGGCGGTGGTGGTGTGTCCCAGCGACGAGGAGTGGAAGAGGAGGCTGAGCAAACACCAgcgagaggagggagaggaggtggCAGAGACATCGCTGCTCAAAGTCAAGG
- the si:ch211-168f7.5 gene encoding dapper homolog 2: MASRKSVLNSPWSGNERVRIGERFQASLAGIIELELLKSKHWERVEAALGRTGNQYGEEGECGAGECGTGGQNDEQLRSRPSLDRLRDGVSTTLDLSQSQDLLDRSSLSSEPLEMDKRSSTHTETDTSDSRPSSGFYSVSDSSLSNSCASVLSEGPGGGSLGTVPPRPRSTDDSATHWPEFRLQPQKQPGEPHPERESRRPVSTGDLELLCGLLSLVTLGPQPPRGVNPPLQTLGLDRRYRSDLISRNTHEVYPYPSPLHAVALQSPLYTEVQQGGPEDLIEDSASTRLAPGPATQIPRIRPLPTNPTPPRANPKPPGGARPSSVGSLAQLGCSGVDRYISQLVLRSRCRPELSTHHKSLSMSSISSSSTSSTVVGGALPSLHSLHSLSSLATAGPGHWKARRRISTCVPAAGVRSPERISSSQLPEGSRNSWVSSRCSPEELSPGSSAVWEEGIPREEEEEEERPPPGLLSQRNFSQSCLVRDPVLHGRSYKRAGSLRWTSLEADRLYQGKHASRELIKASTLSSLNLNRGSCVAEPCLKHAAQGESRDGGERDRDRPPPKPSRPSFWERLEDLVSGSPDRDSPSRDKQAGLHRSGSQQVLDRPGRKKQKWTSVLEIPSHRDCGGERHSGGGRSREEAGTRVSQPDLVSGRLYFGGSGTCLSSPGAQAGEQGGVDPPRLRRAKSFRELRKRMMRPFSLKSHSFKK, encoded by the exons ATGGCGAGTCGCAAAAGTGTCCTGAACTCACCGTGGTCCGGGAACGAGCGCGTCCGGATCGGCGAGCGCTTTCAGGCCAGTCTGGCTGGGATAATCGAGCTGGAACTGTTGAAGTCGAAGCACTGGGAGAGAGTGGAGGCGGCGCTGGGACGAACCGGGAACCAGTACGGAGAAGAGGGAGAGTGCGGGGCTGGAGAGTGCGGGACTGGAGGGCAAAACGATGAGCAG CTCCGGTCTCGCCCCTCACTGGACAGGCTGCGGGATGGAGTGTCCACTACACTGGACCTCTCCCAGTCCCAGGACCTTCTGGACAGGTCCAGTCTGTCTTCAGAACCCCTGGAGATGGACAAAAGGAGCAGCACCCACACCGAGACCGACACCAGCGACTCCCGACCCAGCTccg gtttCTATTCTGTGAGTGACAGCTCTCTCTCTAACTCCTGTGCCTCTGTGCTCAGCGAGGGGCCCGGGGGAGGCTCCCTGGGGACTGTGCCCCCCCGACCGCGCTCCACTGACGACAGTGCCACCCACTGGCCGGAGTTCAGACTGCAGCCTCAGAAGCAGCCTGGCGAGCCgcacccagagagagagagccgGAGACCCGTCTCTACAG gtgatcTGGAGTTGCTCTGTGGTCTCCTCTCCCTGGTTACCCTCGGCCCCCAGCCCCCCCGCGGGGTGAACCCGCCCCTCCAGACCCTGGGCCTGGACCGCCGGTACCGATCGGACCTGATCTCCCGCAACACCCACGAGGTCTACCCCTACCCCAGCCCACTGCACGCCGTGGCCCTTCAGAGCCCACTGTACACCGAGGTCCAGCAGGGGGGCCCCGAGGACCTGATTGAAGACAGTGCCTCCACGCGATTGGCTCCCGGCCCTGCCACTCAGATCCCCAGGATCAGGCCCCTCCCCACAAACCCCACCCCCCCCAGGGCTAACCCCAAGCCGCCCGGAGGTGCTAGACCCAGTTCTGTGGGCTCCCTGGCCCAGCTGGGCTGCTCCGGAGTGGACCGGTACATCTCCCAGCTGGTTCTGAGGTCGCGGTGCCGGCCAGAACTGTCAACGCACCACAAGAGCCTGTCAATGTCCTCCATAAGCAGCAGCAGTACCTCCTCCACGGTGGTAGGGGgcgccctcccctccctccactccCTCCACTCCCTCAGCTCGCTTGCCACTGCCGGACCCGGGCACTGGAAAGCCAGGAGGCGAATTTCCACCTGCGTCCCGGCGGCCGGTGTCCGATCCCCGGAAAGAATCTCCTCTTCCCAGCTGCCCGAGGGCTCCCGAAATTCCTGGGTCTCTTCCCGCTGCTCCCCGGAAGAGCTGTCTCCAGGATCCAGCGCGGTCTGGGAAGAGGGGATCccgagagaggaggaggaggaggaggagagacccCCTCCGGGATTATTATCCCAGAGGAATTTCTCCCAGAGCTGCCTGGTGCGCGATCCCGTCCTCCACGGACGCTCCTACAAGCGTGCCGGCTCTTTAAGGTGGACCAGCCTGGAAGCAGACCGGCTGTACCAAGGCAAGCATGCCTCCAGGGAGCTGATCAAGGCTTCCACCTTAAGCAGCTTGAACCTGAACAGAGGCAGCTGCGTTGCTGAGCCGTGCCTGAAACACGCTGCCCAGGGAGAGAGCCGCGACGGAGGGGAGCGCGACCGGGACCGCCCCCCTCCCAAACCCAGCCGGCCCAGCTTCTGGGAGAGGCTGGAGGACCTGGTGTCCGGCTCCCCGGATCGGGACTCTCCGTCCCGGGACAAACAGGCCGGGCTGCACCGGAGCGGCTCCCAGCAGGTTCTGGACAGACCCGGCCGCAAGAAGCAGAAGTGGACCTCGGTTCTGGAGATCCCGAGCCACCGGGACTGCGGGGGGGAGCGGCACAGCGGAGGAGGCAGGTCCAGGGAGGAGGCTGGAACCCGGGTCAGCCAGCCGGACCTGGTCTCGGGACGGCTGTATTTCGGAGGCAGCGGGACCTGCCTCTCCTCCCCCGGGGCCCAGGCTGGGGAGCAGGGGGGCGTTGACCCCCCCCGACTGCGCAGGGCCAAGTCCTTCAGGGAGCTGAGGAAGAGGATGATGAGGCCTTTCTCTTTGAAGAGCCACAGCTTCAAGAAgtga